A genome region from Drosophila simulans strain w501 chromosome 2R, Prin_Dsim_3.1, whole genome shotgun sequence includes the following:
- the LOC6734812 gene encoding kinesin-like protein unc-104 isoform X11, which yields MSSVKVAVRVRPFNSREIARESKCIIEMAGATTAITNPKVPPNTSDSVKRFNFDYSYWSHDHHDADFSTQSMVYKDIGEEMLQHSFDGYNVCIFAYGQTGAGKSYTMMGRQEEQQEGIIPMICKDLFTRIQDTETDDLKYSVEVSYMEIYCERVRDLLNPKNKGNLRVREHPLLGPYVEDLSKLAVTDYQDIHDLIDEGNKARTVAATNMNETSSRSHAVFTIFFTQRRHDLMTNLTTEKVSKISLVDLAGSERADSTGAKGTRLKEGANINKSLTTLGKVISALAEVASKKKNAKKADFIPYRDSALTWLLRENLGGNSKTAMIAAISPADINYDETLSTLRYADRAKQIVCKAVVNEDANAKLIRELKEEIQKLRDLLKAEGIEVQEGPDGKVVCEKRDANKDELTKSTVIKSPTKSRNRNGSTTEMAVDQLQASEKLIAELNETWEEKLKRTEEIRVQREAVFAEMGVAVKEDGITVGVFSPKKTPHLVNLNEDPNLSECLLYYIKEGLTRLGTHEANVPQDIQLSGSHILKEHCTFENKNSTVTLLPHKDAIIYVNGRKLVEPEVLKTGSRVILGKNHVFRFTNPEQARELRDKIETENEAENEVEKTDTQQVDWNFAQCELLEKQGIDLKAEMKKRLDNLEEQYKREKLQADQQFEEQRKTYEARIDALQKQVEEQSMTMSMYSSYSPEDFHQEEDVYTNPMYESCWTAREAGLAAWAFRKWRYHQFTSLRDDLWGNAIFLKEANAISVELKKKVQFQFTLLTDTLYSPLPPELASTVAPLHQEDEFGAPPVSKTLVAVEVTDTKNGATHHWSLEKLRQRLELMREMYHNEAEMSPTSPDYNVESLTGGDPFYDRFPWFRMVGRSFIYLSNLLYPVPLVHKVAIVNERGDVRGYLRIAVQPVLDEESIDFNNGVKQSARLVFNEDDAKPKYRALNEKDDVQRYIDNGGLDSKLEELEDVDSGRGIDSNSASECHENSEEPGEHLQVGKEFTFRVTVLQATGIGAEYADIFCQFNFLHRHEEAFSTEPVKNSASGAPLGFYHVQNITVPVTKSFIEYLKTQPIMFKIFGHYQTHPLHKDAKQEFVSRPPPRRMLPPSIPISQPVRSPKFGPLPCAPTSTVLAKHDVLVWFEICELAPNGEYVPSVVEHSDDLPCRGLFLLHQGIQRRIRITIVHEPTTEVKWKDINELVVGRIRNTPESSDEQDEDACVLSLGLFPGEALEVPGDDRSFYRFEAAWDSSLHNSALLNRVSQGGETIYITLSAYLELENCARPAIITKDLSMVIYGRDARTGPRSLKHLFSGQYRNPEANRLTGVYELALRRASEAGSPGVQRRQRRVLDTSSTYVRGEENLHGWRPRGDSLIFDHQWELEKLTRLEEVGRMRHLLLLRERLGMDTNPNPTTKTEKDVCNLAARAATSPVHMVIPQSPQTPVKDPQQIIPEREYNQREQDLMLKCLKLVQGRYTKSEANDTQTQSDVSPSDEGCADMTVSCISSNSMELCSPDRADAPNGWEAPAPATQPALPLRLYVPELEEIRVSPVVARKGLLNVLEHGGSGWKKRWVIVRRPYVFIYRSEKDPVERAVLNLATAHVECSEDQAAMVKIPNTFSVVTKHRGYLLQTLGDKEVHDWLYAINPLLAGQIKSRLARRTLEPASQTASQIQATNAANANSASK from the exons ATGTCGTCGGTTAAGGTGGCGGTGCGAGTGCGCCCCTTCAACTCGCGCGAAATAGCCAGGGAGTCGAAATGCATCATCGAGATGGCAGGAGCCACAACGG CCATCACCAATCCAAAGGTGCCGCCCAACACAAGCGATTCAGTAAAGCGCTTCAACTTTGACTACTCTTACTGGTCACATGAT CACCACGATGCCGATTTCTCCACACAATCGATGGTGTACAAGGACATTGGCGAGGAGATGTTGCAGCACTCCTTCGATGGATACAATGTCTGTATCTTTGCCTACGGCCAGACTGGAGCTGGAAAGTCGTATACCATGATGGGCaggcaggaggagcagcaagAGGGCATAATACCCATGATATGCAAGGATCTGTTCACTCGCATACAGGATACTGAGACCGATGATCTCAAGTACTCG GTTGAGGTGTCCTATATGGAAATCTATTGCGAGCGAGTCAGGGATCTACTGAATCCGAAAAACAAGGGCAATCTGCGTGTGAGGGAGCATCCTCTTCTGGGTCCCTATGTAGAGGATCTGTCCAAACTGGCCGTTACCGATTACCAGGACATTCACGATCTCATTGATGAAGGCAACAAAGCTCG AACTGTGGCAGCCACTAACATGAACGAAACCAGTTCCCGCTCTCATGCCGTCTTTACAATCTTCTTTACCCAACGTCGTCATGATCTGATGACCAATTTGACCACAGAAAAGGTATCCAAGATTAGCTTGGTGGACTTGGCCGGGTCGGAACGAGCGGATTCCACTGGTGCCAAGGGCACCCGCTTGAAGGAGGGAGCCAACATTAACAAGTCCTTGACCACATTGGGCAAAGTTATCTCAGCTTTGGCGGAAGTG GCTTCCAAGAAAAAGAACGCCAAGAAGGCAGATTTTATTCCGTACCGTGATTCGGCCTTGACCTGGCTGTTACGTGAAAACTTGGGAGGAAACTCGAAGACGGCTATGATTGCAGCTATCTCGCCAGCAGATATTAACTACGATGAAACCCTCAGCACACTGCG CTATGCGGATCGTGCCaagcaaattgtttgcaaGGCTGTGGTCAATGAAGATGCCAATGCCAAGCTGATTCGCGAACTCAAGGAGGAGATCCAGAAGCTGCGGGATTTACTCAAAGCCGAGGGCATTGAAGTGCAGGAAG GACCCGATGGCAAAGTGGTGTGTGAGAAGCGCGATGCGAATA AGGATGAGCTCACCAAGTCCACGGTGATCAAGTCGCCCACTAAGTCACGTAATCGCAATGGATCCACAACGGAGATGGCTGTGGATCAGCTGCAGGCCAGCGAGAAACTCATTGCAG AACTCAACGAGACCTGGGAGGAGAAACTTAAGCGCACCGAGGAGATTCGCGTGCAGCGAGAGGCGGTCTTCGCCgaaatgggcgtggctgttAAGGAAGATGGCATAACAGTTGGCGTATTCTCGCCCAAGAAGACTCCGCATTTGGTCAACCTAAACGAGGATCCCAATCTGTCTGAGTGTCTGCTTTACTACATCAAGGAGGGTCTAACTCGGCTGGGTACCCATGAAGCAAATGTGCCTCAGGACATTCAGCTCTCCGGATCGCACATCCTCAAGGAGCACTGCACCTTTGAGAACAAGAACAGCACGGTGACCCTGCTGCCGCACAAGGATGCCATTATCTATGTAAATGGACGCAAGCTGGTTGAGCCGGAGGTTCTTAAGACCGGCTCTCGCGTGATTCTCGGAAAGAACCACGTGTTCCGCTTTACAAATCCTGAACAGGCACGCGAATTGCGGGATAAGATCGAGACCGAAAATGAGGCTGAGAACGAAGTAGAGAAGACAGACACCCAGCAGGTGGACTGGAACTTTGCCCAGTGCGAATTGCTCGAGAAGCAAGGCATTGATCTCAAAGCTGAAATGAAGAAGCGTTTGGACAACTTGGAGGAACAATACAAGCGGGAGAAACTTCAGGCCGATCAGCAGTTCGAGGAGCAGCGCAAAACGTACGAGGCTCGCATCGATGCTTTGCAGAAACAGGTGGAGGAGCAATCCATGACCATGTCCATGTACAGCAGCTACTCGCCGGAGGATTTCCACCAGGAGGAGGACGTCTACA CCAATCCTATGTACGAGTCCTGCTGGACAGCAAGAGAGGCTGGCTTGGCTGCCTGGGCTTTCCGCAAGTGGCGTTACCACCAATTCACCTCCTTGCGAGACGATCTCTGGGGCAATGCTATATTCCTTAAGGAAGCCAATGCCATTTCCGTTGAGTTGAAGAAGAAG GTACAATTCCAATTTACTCTCTTGACCGACACCTTGTACTCCCCTTTGCCGCCTGAGCTGGCCTCCACTGTGGCTCCTTTGCATCAGGAGGATGAGTTCGGAGCTCCACCTGTCTCTAAGACCCTGGTGGCCGTCGAAGTTACCGATACTAAGAACGGAGCCACTCATCACTGGTCTCTGGAAAAGTTACG GCAACGTTTGGAGCTGATGCGCGAGATGTACCACAACGAAGCCGAAATGAGTCCCACTTCACCGGATTATAATGTGGAGAGCCTCACTGGTGGAGATCCCTTCTACGATCGCTTCCCCTGGTTCCGCATGGTGGGTCGCTCCTTCATCTATCTGAGCAACCTGCTCTACCCAGTGCCATTGGTCCACAAGGTGGCCATTGTCAATGAACGCGGAGATGTGCGTGGCTACCTAAGGATTGCTGTGCAGCCCGTTCTGGATGAGGAGTCCATTGATTTCAATAATGGTGTCAAGCAGTCAGCTCGCTTGGTTTTCAATGAGGATGATGCCAAGCCCAAGTACCGAGCTCTCAATGAAAAGGATGATGTGCAGCGCTATATTGACAATGGTGGTTTGGACAGCAAGTTGGAGG AACTTGAGGATGTGGACTCTGGTCGTGGCATTGACTCTAACTCCGCATCCGAGTGCCACGAAAATTCGGAGGAGCCTGGCGAGCACCTGCAGGTGGGCAAGGAGTTCACCTTCCGGGTCACTGTTCTCCAGGCCACTGGTATTGGGGCTGAATATGCCGATATCTTCTGCCAGTTCAA CTTTTTGCATCGTCATGAGGAGGCGTTCTCCACCGAACCCGTCAAGAATTCGGCATCTGGTGCTCCTCTAGGCTTCTACCATGTGCAGAAC ATAACTGTACCCGTAACCAAATCTTTCATCGAGTATTTGAAGACCCAACCCATAATGTTCAAGATCTTTGGGCACTACCAGACGCACCCATTGCATAAGGATGCCAAACAGGAGTTCGTTTCCCGGCCACCACCACGACGCATGTTGCCACCGAGCATACCGATCAGTCAGCCAGTGCGTAGTCCCAAGTTTGGACCACTACCTTGTGCACCCACGTCTACGGTTTTGGCTAAGCACGATGTTCTGGTTTGGTTTGAAATCTGTGAATTGGCTCCCAATGGAGAATATGTGCCATCG GTAGTGGAGCACAGCGATGATCTTCCCTGCCGCGGACTGTTCCTCTTGCATCAGGGCATCCAGCGGCGCATTCGTATTACTATTGTACATGAGCCCACAACCGAAGTGAAGTGGAAGGACATCAATGAGTTGGTGGTTGGACGTATCCGCAATACTCCGGAGTCATCCGATGAGCAGGACGAAGACGCCTGTGTCTTATCATTGGGCTTGTTCCCAGGCGAGGCTTTGGAGGTGCCCGGAGATGATAGATCGTTCTACCGTTTTGAGGCTGCCTGGGACTCTAGTCTGCACAACTCAGCACTGCTCAACCGCGTTTCTCAAGGCGGTGAGACCATCTACATCACCCTGAGCGCTTACTTGGAG CTGGAGAACTGCGCCCGCCCGGCCATAATTACCAAGGACCTGAGCATGGTAATCTATGGACGCGACGCCCGTACCGGACCGCGCTCCCTGAAGCACCTGTTTTCGGGACAGTACCGAAATCCGGAGGCCAATCGCCTCACCGGGGTTTACGAGCTAGCACTGCGCAGAGCATCCGAAGCAGGTAGTCCAG GTGTACAAAGGCGTCAACGTCGAGTGCTGGACACCAGCTCTACTTATGTGCGCGGCGAGGAGAATCTTCACGGCTGGAGGCCAAGGGGTGACTCCCTGATCTTCGACCACCAGTGGGAGCTGGAGAAACTCACCAGACTTGAAGAGGTTGGTCGCATGCGGCACTTGCTTCTGCTGCGCGAACGTCTGGGCATGGACACCAACCCGAATCCGACCACCAAGACCGAGAAGGATGTATGCAATCTAGCTGCTCGGGCAGCCACATCACCCGTACATATGGTCATTCCACAATCGCCGCAAACTCCGGTCAAGGACCCACAGCAAATCATTCCAGAACGCGAGTACAACCAACGAGAGCAGGATCTCATGCTTAAGTGCTTAAAGTTGGTGCAGG GACGCTATACTAAGAGCGAGGCCAACGATACGCAAACTCAGTCGGATGTTTCTCCTAGCGATGAGGGATGTGCCGACATGACCGTCAGCTGCATCTCCAGCAATTCCATGGA ATTATGTTCACCGGATCGAGCTGATGCTCCCAACGGCTGGGAGGCACCTGCTCCGGCTACTCAGCCGGCTCTTCCCCTCCGTCTCTATGTGCCGGAACTGGAGGAGATTCGCGTGAGTCCTGTGGTGGCCCGCAAGGGTCTGTTGAATGTCCTGGAGCACGGCGGTTCCGGCTGGAAGAAGCGCTGGGTG ATCGTCCGTCGTCCTTACGTGTTTATCTACCGCTCGGAGAAGGATCCCGTTGAACGGGCTGTCCTCAATCTGGCCACTGCGCATGTGGAGTGCAGCGAGGACCAGGCGGCCATGGTCAAGATACCCAACACATTCAG TGTGGTGACCAAGCATCGTGGCTATCTGCTGCAGACCCTTGGTGACAAGGAAGTACACGACTGGCTGTATGCTATCAACCCATTGCTTGCTGGGCAGATAAA atCCCGCCTGGCACGACGGACCTTAGAGCCTGCTAGCCAGACGGCTTCCCAGATCCAGGCCACCAATGCGGCGAACGCCAACAGTGCGAGCAAATGA
- the LOC6734812 gene encoding kinesin-like protein unc-104 isoform X8 yields the protein MSSVKVAVRVRPFNSREIARESKCIIEMAGATTAITNPKVPPNTSDSVKRFNFDYSYWSHDHHDADFSTQSMVYKDIGEEMLQHSFDGYNVCIFAYGQTGAGKSYTMMGRQEEQQEGIIPMICKDLFTRIQDTETDDLKYSVEVSYMEIYCERVRDLLNPKNKGNLRVREHPLLGPYVEDLSKLAVTDYQDIHDLIDEGNKARTVAATNMNETSSRSHAVFTIFFTQRRHDLMTNLTTEKVSKISLVDLAGSERADSTGAKGTRLKEGANINKSLTTLGKVISALAEVASKKKNAKKADFIPYRDSALTWLLRENLGGNSKTAMIAAISPADINYDETLSTLRYADRAKQIVCKAVVNEDANAKLIRELKEEIQKLRDLLKAEGIEVQEGPDGKVVCEKRDANKDELTKSTVIKSPTKSRNRNGSTTEMAVDQLQASEKLIAELNETWEEKLKRTEEIRVQREAVFAEMGVAVKEDGITVGVFSPKKTPHLVNLNEDPNLSECLLYYIKEGLTRLGTHEANVPQDIQLSGSHILKEHCTFENKNSTVTLLPHKDAIIYVNGRKLVEPEVLKTGSRVILGKNHVFRFTNPEQARELRDKIETENEAENEVEKTDTQQVDWNFAQCELLEKQGIDLKAEMKKRLDNLEEQYKREKLQADQQFEEQRKTYEARIDALQKQVEEQSMTMSMYSSYSPEDFHQEEDVYTNPMYESCWTAREAGLAAWAFRKWRYHQFTSLRDDLWGNAIFLKEANAISVELKKKVQFQFTLLTDTLYSPLPPELASTVAPLHQEDEFGAPPVSKTLVAVEVTDTKNGATHHWSLEKLRQRLELMREMYHNEAEMSPTSPDYNVESLTGGDPFYDRFPWFRMVGRSFIYLSNLLYPVPLVHKVAIVNERGDVRGYLRIAVQPVLDEESIDFNNGVKQSARLVFNEDDAKPKYRALNEKDDVQRYIDNGGLDSKLEELEDVDSGRGIDSNSASECHENSEEPGEHLQVGKEFTFRVTVLQATGIGAEYADIFCQFNFLHRHEEAFSTEPVKNSASGAPLGFYHVQNITVPVTKSFIEYLKTQPIMFKIFGHYQTHPLHKDAKQEFVSRPPPRRMLPPSIPISQPVRSPKFGPLPCAPTSTVLAKHDVLVWFEICELAPNGEYVPSVVEHSDDLPCRGLFLLHQGIQRRIRITIVHEPTTEVKWKDINELVVGRIRNTPESSDEQDEDACVLSLGLFPGEALEVPGDDRSFYRFEAAWDSSLHNSALLNRVSQGGETIYITLSAYLELENCARPAIITKDLSMVIYGRDARTGPRSLKHLFSGQYRNPEANRLTGVYELALRRASEAGSPGVQRRQRRVLDTSSTYVRGEENLHGWRPRGDSLIFDHQWELEKLTRLEEVGRMRHLLLLRERLGMDTNPNPTTKTEKDVCNLAARAATSPVHMVIPQSPQTPVKDPQQIIPEREYNQREQDLMLKCLKLVQGRYTKSEANDTQTQSDVSPSDEGCADMTVSCISSNSMENNKFVIRRRLCSPDRADAPNGWEAPAPATQPALPLRLYVPELEEIRVSPVVARKGLLNVLEHGGSGWKKRWVIVRRPYVFIYRSEKDPVERAVLNLATAHVECSEDQAAMVKIPNTFSVVTKHRGYLLQTLGDKEVHDWLYAINPLLAGQIKSRLARRTLEPASQTASQIQATNAANANSASK from the exons ATGTCGTCGGTTAAGGTGGCGGTGCGAGTGCGCCCCTTCAACTCGCGCGAAATAGCCAGGGAGTCGAAATGCATCATCGAGATGGCAGGAGCCACAACGG CCATCACCAATCCAAAGGTGCCGCCCAACACAAGCGATTCAGTAAAGCGCTTCAACTTTGACTACTCTTACTGGTCACATGAT CACCACGATGCCGATTTCTCCACACAATCGATGGTGTACAAGGACATTGGCGAGGAGATGTTGCAGCACTCCTTCGATGGATACAATGTCTGTATCTTTGCCTACGGCCAGACTGGAGCTGGAAAGTCGTATACCATGATGGGCaggcaggaggagcagcaagAGGGCATAATACCCATGATATGCAAGGATCTGTTCACTCGCATACAGGATACTGAGACCGATGATCTCAAGTACTCG GTTGAGGTGTCCTATATGGAAATCTATTGCGAGCGAGTCAGGGATCTACTGAATCCGAAAAACAAGGGCAATCTGCGTGTGAGGGAGCATCCTCTTCTGGGTCCCTATGTAGAGGATCTGTCCAAACTGGCCGTTACCGATTACCAGGACATTCACGATCTCATTGATGAAGGCAACAAAGCTCG AACTGTGGCAGCCACTAACATGAACGAAACCAGTTCCCGCTCTCATGCCGTCTTTACAATCTTCTTTACCCAACGTCGTCATGATCTGATGACCAATTTGACCACAGAAAAGGTATCCAAGATTAGCTTGGTGGACTTGGCCGGGTCGGAACGAGCGGATTCCACTGGTGCCAAGGGCACCCGCTTGAAGGAGGGAGCCAACATTAACAAGTCCTTGACCACATTGGGCAAAGTTATCTCAGCTTTGGCGGAAGTG GCTTCCAAGAAAAAGAACGCCAAGAAGGCAGATTTTATTCCGTACCGTGATTCGGCCTTGACCTGGCTGTTACGTGAAAACTTGGGAGGAAACTCGAAGACGGCTATGATTGCAGCTATCTCGCCAGCAGATATTAACTACGATGAAACCCTCAGCACACTGCG CTATGCGGATCGTGCCaagcaaattgtttgcaaGGCTGTGGTCAATGAAGATGCCAATGCCAAGCTGATTCGCGAACTCAAGGAGGAGATCCAGAAGCTGCGGGATTTACTCAAAGCCGAGGGCATTGAAGTGCAGGAAG GACCCGATGGCAAAGTGGTGTGTGAGAAGCGCGATGCGAATA AGGATGAGCTCACCAAGTCCACGGTGATCAAGTCGCCCACTAAGTCACGTAATCGCAATGGATCCACAACGGAGATGGCTGTGGATCAGCTGCAGGCCAGCGAGAAACTCATTGCAG AACTCAACGAGACCTGGGAGGAGAAACTTAAGCGCACCGAGGAGATTCGCGTGCAGCGAGAGGCGGTCTTCGCCgaaatgggcgtggctgttAAGGAAGATGGCATAACAGTTGGCGTATTCTCGCCCAAGAAGACTCCGCATTTGGTCAACCTAAACGAGGATCCCAATCTGTCTGAGTGTCTGCTTTACTACATCAAGGAGGGTCTAACTCGGCTGGGTACCCATGAAGCAAATGTGCCTCAGGACATTCAGCTCTCCGGATCGCACATCCTCAAGGAGCACTGCACCTTTGAGAACAAGAACAGCACGGTGACCCTGCTGCCGCACAAGGATGCCATTATCTATGTAAATGGACGCAAGCTGGTTGAGCCGGAGGTTCTTAAGACCGGCTCTCGCGTGATTCTCGGAAAGAACCACGTGTTCCGCTTTACAAATCCTGAACAGGCACGCGAATTGCGGGATAAGATCGAGACCGAAAATGAGGCTGAGAACGAAGTAGAGAAGACAGACACCCAGCAGGTGGACTGGAACTTTGCCCAGTGCGAATTGCTCGAGAAGCAAGGCATTGATCTCAAAGCTGAAATGAAGAAGCGTTTGGACAACTTGGAGGAACAATACAAGCGGGAGAAACTTCAGGCCGATCAGCAGTTCGAGGAGCAGCGCAAAACGTACGAGGCTCGCATCGATGCTTTGCAGAAACAGGTGGAGGAGCAATCCATGACCATGTCCATGTACAGCAGCTACTCGCCGGAGGATTTCCACCAGGAGGAGGACGTCTACA CCAATCCTATGTACGAGTCCTGCTGGACAGCAAGAGAGGCTGGCTTGGCTGCCTGGGCTTTCCGCAAGTGGCGTTACCACCAATTCACCTCCTTGCGAGACGATCTCTGGGGCAATGCTATATTCCTTAAGGAAGCCAATGCCATTTCCGTTGAGTTGAAGAAGAAG GTACAATTCCAATTTACTCTCTTGACCGACACCTTGTACTCCCCTTTGCCGCCTGAGCTGGCCTCCACTGTGGCTCCTTTGCATCAGGAGGATGAGTTCGGAGCTCCACCTGTCTCTAAGACCCTGGTGGCCGTCGAAGTTACCGATACTAAGAACGGAGCCACTCATCACTGGTCTCTGGAAAAGTTACG GCAACGTTTGGAGCTGATGCGCGAGATGTACCACAACGAAGCCGAAATGAGTCCCACTTCACCGGATTATAATGTGGAGAGCCTCACTGGTGGAGATCCCTTCTACGATCGCTTCCCCTGGTTCCGCATGGTGGGTCGCTCCTTCATCTATCTGAGCAACCTGCTCTACCCAGTGCCATTGGTCCACAAGGTGGCCATTGTCAATGAACGCGGAGATGTGCGTGGCTACCTAAGGATTGCTGTGCAGCCCGTTCTGGATGAGGAGTCCATTGATTTCAATAATGGTGTCAAGCAGTCAGCTCGCTTGGTTTTCAATGAGGATGATGCCAAGCCCAAGTACCGAGCTCTCAATGAAAAGGATGATGTGCAGCGCTATATTGACAATGGTGGTTTGGACAGCAAGTTGGAGG AACTTGAGGATGTGGACTCTGGTCGTGGCATTGACTCTAACTCCGCATCCGAGTGCCACGAAAATTCGGAGGAGCCTGGCGAGCACCTGCAGGTGGGCAAGGAGTTCACCTTCCGGGTCACTGTTCTCCAGGCCACTGGTATTGGGGCTGAATATGCCGATATCTTCTGCCAGTTCAA CTTTTTGCATCGTCATGAGGAGGCGTTCTCCACCGAACCCGTCAAGAATTCGGCATCTGGTGCTCCTCTAGGCTTCTACCATGTGCAGAAC ATAACTGTACCCGTAACCAAATCTTTCATCGAGTATTTGAAGACCCAACCCATAATGTTCAAGATCTTTGGGCACTACCAGACGCACCCATTGCATAAGGATGCCAAACAGGAGTTCGTTTCCCGGCCACCACCACGACGCATGTTGCCACCGAGCATACCGATCAGTCAGCCAGTGCGTAGTCCCAAGTTTGGACCACTACCTTGTGCACCCACGTCTACGGTTTTGGCTAAGCACGATGTTCTGGTTTGGTTTGAAATCTGTGAATTGGCTCCCAATGGAGAATATGTGCCATCG GTAGTGGAGCACAGCGATGATCTTCCCTGCCGCGGACTGTTCCTCTTGCATCAGGGCATCCAGCGGCGCATTCGTATTACTATTGTACATGAGCCCACAACCGAAGTGAAGTGGAAGGACATCAATGAGTTGGTGGTTGGACGTATCCGCAATACTCCGGAGTCATCCGATGAGCAGGACGAAGACGCCTGTGTCTTATCATTGGGCTTGTTCCCAGGCGAGGCTTTGGAGGTGCCCGGAGATGATAGATCGTTCTACCGTTTTGAGGCTGCCTGGGACTCTAGTCTGCACAACTCAGCACTGCTCAACCGCGTTTCTCAAGGCGGTGAGACCATCTACATCACCCTGAGCGCTTACTTGGAG CTGGAGAACTGCGCCCGCCCGGCCATAATTACCAAGGACCTGAGCATGGTAATCTATGGACGCGACGCCCGTACCGGACCGCGCTCCCTGAAGCACCTGTTTTCGGGACAGTACCGAAATCCGGAGGCCAATCGCCTCACCGGGGTTTACGAGCTAGCACTGCGCAGAGCATCCGAAGCAGGTAGTCCAG GTGTACAAAGGCGTCAACGTCGAGTGCTGGACACCAGCTCTACTTATGTGCGCGGCGAGGAGAATCTTCACGGCTGGAGGCCAAGGGGTGACTCCCTGATCTTCGACCACCAGTGGGAGCTGGAGAAACTCACCAGACTTGAAGAGGTTGGTCGCATGCGGCACTTGCTTCTGCTGCGCGAACGTCTGGGCATGGACACCAACCCGAATCCGACCACCAAGACCGAGAAGGATGTATGCAATCTAGCTGCTCGGGCAGCCACATCACCCGTACATATGGTCATTCCACAATCGCCGCAAACTCCGGTCAAGGACCCACAGCAAATCATTCCAGAACGCGAGTACAACCAACGAGAGCAGGATCTCATGCTTAAGTGCTTAAAGTTGGTGCAGG GACGCTATACTAAGAGCGAGGCCAACGATACGCAAACTCAGTCGGATGTTTCTCCTAGCGATGAGGGATGTGCCGACATGACCGTCAGCTGCATCTCCAGCAATTCCATGGA aaacaacaaatttgtaATTCGACGCAG ATTATGTTCACCGGATCGAGCTGATGCTCCCAACGGCTGGGAGGCACCTGCTCCGGCTACTCAGCCGGCTCTTCCCCTCCGTCTCTATGTGCCGGAACTGGAGGAGATTCGCGTGAGTCCTGTGGTGGCCCGCAAGGGTCTGTTGAATGTCCTGGAGCACGGCGGTTCCGGCTGGAAGAAGCGCTGGGTG ATCGTCCGTCGTCCTTACGTGTTTATCTACCGCTCGGAGAAGGATCCCGTTGAACGGGCTGTCCTCAATCTGGCCACTGCGCATGTGGAGTGCAGCGAGGACCAGGCGGCCATGGTCAAGATACCCAACACATTCAG TGTGGTGACCAAGCATCGTGGCTATCTGCTGCAGACCCTTGGTGACAAGGAAGTACACGACTGGCTGTATGCTATCAACCCATTGCTTGCTGGGCAGATAAA atCCCGCCTGGCACGACGGACCTTAGAGCCTGCTAGCCAGACGGCTTCCCAGATCCAGGCCACCAATGCGGCGAACGCCAACAGTGCGAGCAAATGA